A stretch of Rhinoderma darwinii isolate aRhiDar2 chromosome 4, aRhiDar2.hap1, whole genome shotgun sequence DNA encodes these proteins:
- the LOC142761001 gene encoding eukaryotic translation initiation factor 1b codes for MSSIQNLNSFDPFADATKGDDLLPAGTEDYIHIRIQQRNGRKTLTTVQGIADDYDKKKLVKAFKKKFACNGTVIEHPEYGEVIQLQGDQRKNICQFLMEIGIVKEEQLKVHGF; via the coding sequence ATGTCCTCTATACAGAACCTTAACTCTTTCGACCCCTTTGCTGATGCAACTAAGGGTGACGACTTACTCCCGGCAGGGACTGAAGATTATATTCATATAAGAATTCAACAACGAAACGGCAGAAAGACTCTGACCACTGTACAGGGTATTGCAGATGATTACGACAAAAAGAAACTTGTAAAAGCCTTTAAGAAGAAATTTGCCTGTAATGGTACTGTGATTGAACATCCAGAGTACGGTGAAGTCATTCAGCTTCAGGGTGACCAGAGGAAGAACATCTGTCAGTTTCTTATGGAAATTGGCATTGTAAAGGAAGAACAACTGAAGGTCCATGGTTTCTGA